TATTGAGACAACTTATGTGTTTTATTGACTAAATGTGCATATGTCACTATTTGCCTATTTGTCCTGATATATGTGAGTCGTTGCTTCTTAAGACGGCTGTGACGTTCACCTACTGATAGCATGCATGTGTTTTGGCTCAAGAATATTACACTTATATTACTGACAGTGGTTATGACGAATTAAGGCGTGCTACTAGTATAAATTGACTTCTAGTTGTTGGACAATGATTGAGTTTGTTGTACACATGAAAGATAATCCATCCTTTCAAAAAGAAATATACTGTAAAACTAAGGATCATTATATTGAGCTTGTGGATGGGATAATCCATCCTTTCACATTTCGGTTTCATATGGCAAGTGATTCATCTTAGTTTGAAATGTACTTTGAGGGTTCCATGAAACATGTTAATGCACAAAGTCTTCTTATGTGCTTGAATTATGACTGCCTGTACTGTGCAGTTACAATTCTAGTTTGCGTTAGCTTTCTAGTTTTACAGCTCTCTGAAATGTTTTGAGAACAATTACAGACTGCATATAAGCTTTACTGGTGCATCACTTCTGCAGGTGCTTGCCATAAAGCAAAAGTTCGACAAAAATTTGAAACAATTGCATTTATGCTATCTCAAGTTTCCTAAGCATGGGGAGTTTGGGCTATCCCGTTTCTGGGGATATCTCAACTACAACAAGTACTACTCAGATGTTGGAAATGAAATGGACCTTTATGCCTTGTGAGCCTAAAGTTCTATGACATGCCTATGATGCTGAACAGTGGATTGCATACCAACGTGCAAAGAGATAATAATCCAACCGAGTTCCATAACAGGATGGCGTTGCCAAATGCCAATCCCAGTTGCTGATATCTTAAGGGTCCTCCTGTTGCTCACCTAACACTCGCAATTTCAGCCGTTGTCCATTCGAGGTGGGAGCTTCCTCTTCTTTTAGGGTTTGGTGTTGTGATGCTGAGTTTTTTCTTTGCTATAGGGTATAAAAATAGGTGTGATGCTGAGTTGTAAAATCAATCTCCATGATGTGCTGTTTTAACCATCTAAAGAATGGGCAGAGATTCCTTCATTCTTTAGCCATTTTGGGGGCATGTATTATACTTACCAGGTTTATTAGCCTGTTGGTTTGTGCTAGGGAAAAGGAATTATGTACTTTAGTGGGATAGTACAAAATCTGTATTTGTATGGTAGCATAGAAATTACTGTGCGTACACTCTATACAATGTAAATGTGTACAGCCAGCCTCTTGCCAAATTTATGTAACTAGAGAGTGCCCCGCACGATGCTGTAGgtattataatgttttaaactttcaaaatatttaggcatataaataaatgataaaattgtcgtatacattttttttattatggtatCAAAGCTTTTGTAACTAGAcagttaattaaatatattatagtgGTGAGTCCATGTAAATTTTGTGCAGTAACAAAGCTATGAAGGAGCAAAATTATTGTACAGCAAAATAGTACTGATCTCTCTTATGAAGAGCAGCACGACGTACAAGGGCAAGCAAGCTCAAGGTGGGCAAACTTTGCAAGAAAAGAATGGCCTGAAGGTTCAGGTGGAGATAGCTTGGAAAGACGCGGAAATACAACAGCTCAAGGACCAGCTTTATCTAAGAGATGTGGAAATTCAGAGGCTTGAAAAGATTATTGATTCTGATAAGAATGCAGAGATCCAGAGGCTTGAGAAGACCATTCAGTCTGCTAACGACGCTTATAAATGATCTTCGCAAAGCTTTCACGGCTGCTTAAAATGCGTTTACACCTCCAAACGAAATGTCCGAAGTTGAAACGAAGTgcatagaagaaaaaaagaatcctTGATGTTAAGCTGATTTAGGCTTGGACAGGTCTACCCACCGAGTTAATCAGGCTTGGCCGAGATATTTTTTCGATTTtcgatttaaattaaaacttgtcTTGAGtatatgattttttgggtcaattTACTGAGCCGAGCTAAGTTTAAGGTTGGGAAGGaaatgatgattaaaaaaaatagggcaTGGCATTAGATTTCATGGAGAATAATGCTAGCAAGAATCAAATGAACGATAGCTAAGAAATACTCACTCACATAAAATGCGACCTTGTCACAAACTTCAAAATTATCGTGGGCAACTTTTTGACACAATGAAACTTAACCTCCATGATAAAATCAAGAATCTACTCATAGATTTCTAcccaagcaaaaaaataaaataaaataaaataaattgctcTAATTCAACTCAGAGTTCTCTCATAGCTCTCCTCCATCTCTTATTTCCAACAAtgctagaaaataaaagttaataacCCAAAACTTATTCAACTAGATGCAGGACTTGGCGCATTCTTAGGAATCCTTGACATGTTATTAAGTAGAACTCGGCACGACTGGTTCAGGACTTGGAGCAGATAATAGTGAAGCACAGCGTTTCCTGATCCACAATGGAGGCAAGAAAGGATCAAAACTAAATCCTTTAGGCTTGCACTTGTCATCAATTACAGCCAAGGCACTGCAACATTTAGGGCCGACTAAGTTCTTTTGAAAGGTCAGCACCAAGGAGGCAACCTCATGCAAGCAAATATCTGCGTGCGCCTTGATGGTTGCCAAGCACTCTTGAATTTCTACAGGGTTCCGACCGAAAAATGGTGTTGCAGGAGCTGCCGCTACACCTGAGGCGACCACCATGAACCCAAAAGCTAGCGTGAATACAATCGAGCATGTCATGGTAGCTTGAACCATCTTGGGTGAAGATAGACGTGGACCAGCTAAGTGTGATGGAAGGGTAGAGGATGCCATTTTAAAGGACCATGCATGCAAGGCATAACGTCCTTGTAATTAATGTTGATTTAATTAGCTCCGTTGTATAACCGACTAGGCATGGAGTTAATTGAGTTTGACCATCTTCgctgtttgtttgtttctttatttgaaACTGAAACTAAtacgttttaaaagtatatttggtata
This region of Populus trichocarpa isolate Nisqually-1 chromosome 9, P.trichocarpa_v4.1, whole genome shotgun sequence genomic DNA includes:
- the LOC7478603 gene encoding uncharacterized protein LOC7478603, which codes for MASSTLPSHLAGPRLSSPKMVQATMTCSIVFTLAFGFMVVASGVAAAPATPFFGRNPVEIQECLATIKAHADICLHEVASLVLTFQKNLVGPKCCSALAVIDDKCKPKGFSFDPFLPPLWIRKRCASLLSAPSPEPVVPSST